From the Bombus vancouverensis nearcticus chromosome 3, iyBomVanc1_principal, whole genome shotgun sequence genome, one window contains:
- the E(bx) gene encoding nucleosome-remodeling factor subunit NURF301 E(bx) isoform X5, which yields MTGRGSKRRGRPPKSVVMERPKKFQYHLMKKPKYLQNKGSETPNSQPSTPTPSRPSSPVESEESRRSTRTRKSRGPRDRHSRKGGHSSSGAYQRRGYNPNVDYHDSEYHYGSDFGDESSEKSEVEEDLLQSDADSSESIEEPDPSSDSDFSLSSYSTTSGTPRKTLLSQQRPPSPEPLWLQNRELPPLNLPKSSDDLLVPRELVMPCLSIYEVLRHFRTLVRLSAFRFEDFCAALMCEDQTNLLAEIHIMLIKALLREEDSQQTHFGPLDQKDSVNVSLYFVDSMTWSEALRSYVESDKSFDQNILHILSTCEYPFTSVEDRIKVLQFLTDQFLITNPVREDLLHEGTLNGNMHYDDHCRVCHRLGDLLCCETCPAVFHLECVEPPLVDVPTEDWQCSTCKAHKVTGVADCIPDVEKNGSLCRQEHLGFDRHGRKYWFLARRIFVESEDAEVWYYSAPLQLEELMLCLDRNEMEVALYRELSDYKDEIVRQMELTEQITNQYKGNKKSYLEVENSLIQKLQKERQEKQEKEEEEKKEKQRQEAEEMVRRIHEGTDSLEEQLAAVTEQQETKSSEESNAKENTQKLGTENVETDGVDTNLTDGVNKDVKASISSSSSEEIDEEVLEGEEGISKIGKDGKKHTIVTRSKTGSLQPRTFNMDDLKKRSSGQLSKEELEKLDKSLKEEGDGTRLTRQKAHQIASGTHLFKLGMDNNFKSYVNQYSTNPISLNKAQRNEERDKKRHLSHKFSLTQASEFKWVGSLTGTRALLVSTLRQTILQLESSIQSSFMHTNWPLLRKPWTTAVGACVNPRDFARALIVLQACIKSVVFASVWHDQLGHVKLQRVTALEREEKKRQDKKDKKEREDEEERNRLFNFVKYTLGLKHQVWKQKGEEYRVHGQGGWLWVSASRRYRCSDISKLGLRIGPQKIMVQIKDQEGLKILALDPPTYDFLMKEYCSSKKEENDMNIKIKEEIKEEESSKDTSIDTSIKKECKEDNIKKEPIEDKQNKMETDTKTEEKTVAKTEPQQIKQETKMNLSFLAGMKIEKVYTPIKEFEEIDIIKALTTNGRLHYPKIAKKTRVDDFLARRTHLKLLEERRLIQTEKSKELLNQSTNLKADGDSEIDIENNEESDTDGADNSLQNILTGKQPKTMPTSTREMLTVIGKRIQHVKAQYANIMRFSKNTSCYSRYCNMTAPPGKITTTTQSLTSTCYSPICLQKARLKLDLIALLRKANALNNNQSTSNLSIGATIAQPQTNSKTDGNDEARDAIRKDLESAVASATHCTEETPATNVVKDVASPPIKKIKIESNGKDVSSEHVVTTTTNNIVTTTTITTTQQTIKSVDGVIQSMQESTSSQNSVTFSSEVKTSAGQKTMIVNRRGRTVQRSTMAKELNADGTERVYSTTSTEGKVYLKKVAISLADRKKKRTPVKYPLCSTFCTKNKHRSILLLPQHELRKLARVGGRIQVQGFHHMAKANMSVWPYPCPRPLFKTCWLYRTVGIKSLAAAALQLRILWACLRWDDMAAKPLSTDGKHQITTDTEIMSLEILKHRHVGQFLDKTQYLRRKVVIPLELPKQVREVTSIRSGLRKRKRPESPQSTEPQVTEEWVDEDKLELWEIKQYGDRLEKANAQIITRSRSGQPQSAVGSNRNAGANSGMNDQLVSGKATPEEIKEKMEQQLRMQRAAHQQKRALETLKSPANSGSPTQVVKVTANSTHDGTVKLVSKVAIPANPNSGTKSQLTSLLTTPAQNKPFISTKRIYMAKSSLGTTKVVSGPTSILPKTQQAGNQQSLIKVSGQAGSIQQVQQRVQIIRGPDGKLQVRGLMPGQQLVQMPDGKLHVLNNSQAITTLAQTGGTTIQTKTATTTTAKVATTANCTTKTSPSKTTTNTTSQVQGVQQSQAPSQQGIQRSSATTVTIATTPTQPTKNAIVVANTGQIVQSAQVISSGGQVISGNQIVVTNANLAQQLATGKAQLTTIGGHQVVIRSTPTGNQIVHLNSTNSGIIVKNTVTPTKQVPVLQSTQSTTTATTGAQSTDATNNSTGSTTSTNETSTTTTTTANQTSNAPAPGSVEASLLAGQPPGTVIKCVTAQVIQTTQGPRIVLQGLQGADFTPQQLVMVQQQVKQQLLKAQAATGKQGVLGPTKIYLAVQPAPSSQQSIQSSTTANTPATPATKPQTAQQPVVSPPAATEPQTGTESIPELPSTATSSSPEKPKVVVQQVAQPSVTTEEESQKTNVANAIKNALKQENLNPEIEEKLLQLQRYQEKQMKGGVENSASNNQTHTTPTITTPRVPSRKRPAPSNIPTTTSSTNVQSITNDKDTDWAETPRKKPALKQESRETPKVQKIEPIENESSPQKRAAKLKDSQEQRRKQQVHSRMQVLLFRHKELLKKDILKKRALLEKELQIDIQKDLSAELASRTKAERHKQDEVKVGSAKRKANAQMSQQVSPPNRGGRPKKYKAQGSNTTPPGASTAAATNRIKKEKLYCLCRTPYDETKFYVGCDLCNNWFHGDCVGITEEMCKTLSEFVCTECRHARDTQELYCLCKQPYDESQFYICCDKCQDWFHGRCVGILQSEADNIDEYVCPNCQRNSSVNFANMKNLNAKDLDLLKKLIKQIQAHKSAWPFMEPVDPNEAPDYYKVIKEPMDLQTIELRINDRSYKKLSEFIGDMTKIFDNCRYYNPKESPFFKCAESLETYFVHKIKSLREKFSEGK from the exons ATGACGGGGAGAGGGTCGAAGAGAAGGGGCCGACCTCCGAAATCGGTGGTCATGGAAAGGCCCAAAAAATTTCAATACCATCTTATGAAGAAGccaaaatatttgcaaaacaAGGGTTCGGAAACACCAAACTCACAACCAAGTACACCGACACCTTCAAGACCATCATCGCCAGTTGAAAGCGAGGAAAGCAGACGAAGTACGCGAACTCGAAAATCTCGAGGTCCCAGAGATAGACATTCACGAAAAGGTGGTCACTCAAGTTCTGGTGCATATCAACGCCGAGGTTACAACCCAAACGTTGATTATCACGATTCTGAATATCATTATGGGTCAGACTTTGGAGACGAGTCCAGTGAAAAAAGTGAAGTTGAAGAGGATCTTCTGCAAAGCGATGCAGATTCATCTGAAAGTATAGAAGAACCTGATCCCTCCAGTGACAGTGACTTTTCCCTCTCCAGTTATAGTACTACTAGTGGCACACCCCGTAAAACACTGCTTAGTCAGCAAAGGCCACCAAGTCCAGAACCATTGTGGCTTCAAAATAGGGAACTGCCGCCGTTAAATTTACCTAAATCATCTGATGATCTATTAGTCCCTAGAGAACTTGTTATGCCATGTTTATCTATTTATGAAGTATTGAGACACTTTCGTACTTTGGTACGTCTTTCAGCCTTTAGGTTTGAAGATTTCTGTGCTGCACTTATGTGCGAAGATCAAACTAATCTATTGGCTGAGATACATATTATGCTCATCAAAGCGCTTCTTAGAGAAGAAGATTCTCAGCAAACACACTTTGGTCCTCTAGATCAAAAAGACTCTGTGAATGTTAGCTTATACTTTGTGGATTCTATGACTTGGTCAGAAGCATTACGTTCTTACGTAGAAAGTGACAAGTCTTTtgatcaaaatattttacatattttatcaaCGTGcgaatatccttttacttctgttgaagataGAATCAAGGTGCTACAATTTTTGACagatcaatttttaattacaaatcCAGTAAGAGAAGACCTGCTGCATGAAGGTACACTAAATG GAAATATGCACTATGATGATCACTGTAGAGTATGTCATCGTCTGGGAGATTTATTATGTTGTGAAACTTGTCCAGCAGTGTTCCACTTAGAATGTGTTGAACCTCCATTGGTTGATGTTCCTACTGAAGATTGGCAATGTAGCACATGCAAAGCTCACAAAGTTACAGGAGTTGCTGATTGTATACCTGATGTTGAGAAAAATGGTTCACTATGTCGTCAAGAACATCTAGGATTTGATAGACATGGCAGAAAATATTGGTTTCTTGCAAGAAGAATTTTTGT TGAAAGTGAAGATGCAGAAGTTTGGTATTATAGCGCACCTTTACAGCTAGAAGAATTAATGCTTTGTTTAGACCGTAATGAAATGGAAGTTGCACTTTATAGAGAATTATCAGATTACAAAGATGAAATCGTAAGACAAATGGAACTTACAGAACAGATCACTAATCAGTACAAGGGTAACAAAAAATCATACCTAGAAGTAGAAAACA GTCTTatacaaaaattacaaaaagaaCGCCAAgagaaacaagaaaaagaagaagaggagaaaaaagaaaaacaaaggcAAGAAGCTGAAGAAATGGTACGCAGAATTCATGAAGGTACAGATTCTCTAGAAGAACAATTGGCAGCTGTCACTGAACAGCAGGAAACAAAATCGTCCGAAGAATCAAATGCAAAAGAAAATACTCAAAAACTAGGTAcggaaaatgtagaaacagATGGTGTAGATACCAATTTAACAGATGGAGTAAATAAGGATGTTAAAGCCAGTATATCATCGTCATCCTCTGAAGAAATTGATGAAGAAGTATTAGAAGGAGAAGAGGGTATTTCAAAAATTGGTAAAGATG gaaAAAAACATACTATTGTAACAAGGTCAAAAACAGGATCTTTACAACCTAGGACATTTAATATGGATGATTTAAAGAAACGTAGTAGTGGACAGTTGTcaaaggaagagttagaaaaaCTAGATAAAAGTTTGAAAGAGGAGGGAGATGGTACTAGATTAACAAGACAGAAAGCTCATCAAATAGCTTCTGGTACACATCTCTTTAAATTAGGGATGGATAACAACTTTAAATCATACGTGAATCAATACAGTACCAATCCTATTTCTCTGAATAAGGCCCAACGTAACGAAGAACGCGATAAAAAGAGGCATTTGTCACACAAATTTTCGCTTACACAGGCCTCAGAATTCAAATGGGTTGGGAGTTTGACAGGAACACGAGCTCTCTTAGTAAGCACACTTCGTCAGACAATTCTTCAACTTGAAAGTAGCATTCAATCATCATTTATGCATACTAATTGGCCTCTTTTGCGTAAACCTTGGACTACGGCGGTGGGTGCTTGCGTTAATCCCAGAGATTTTGCGCGTGCTCTTATTGTTTTACAAGCATGCATTAAATCAGTAGTGTTTGCTAGTGTATGGCATGATCAACTTGGACACGTGAAATTACAAAGAGTAACAGCCCTTGAACGAGAAGAGAAGAAGCGCCAGGATAAGAAAGATAAGAAGGAAAGAGAGGATGAAGAAGAACGTAATCGTCTGTTTAATTTTGTCAAATATACTTTGGGTTTGAAACATCAAGTATGGAAACAAAAAGGAGAAGAATATCGAGTACACGGACAAGGCGGATGGCTATGGGTATCTGCTAGTCGCCGTTACAGATGTTCTGACATCTCAAAATTGGGTCTTCGAATAGGCCCACAGAAAATTATGGTACAAATTAAAGATCAAGAAGGATTAAAAATATTAGCTTTAGATCCTCCTACATATGATTTTTTGATGAAAGAATATTGCTCttctaaaaaagaagaaaatgatatgaatattaaaataaaagaagagatTAAAGAGGAAGAATCATCAAAGGATACATCAATTGACACATCTATAAAAAAAGAGTGCAAAGAAGACAACATAAAAAAAGAACCAATTGaagataaacaaaataaaatggaaacAGATACAAAAACCGAAGAAAAAACAGTGGCAAAGACAGAACCGCAACagattaaacaggaaacaaaAATGAATTTATCAT TTTTAGCTGGTATGAAAATCGAGAAAGTTTATACACCTAtcaaagaatttgaagaaatcgATATTATTAAGGCACTAACAACTAACGGGAGGCTTCATTACCCAAAAATTGCTAAAAAGACTAGGGTCGACGATTTCTTGGCACGTAGAACACATTTAAAACTTTTAGAAGAAAGAAGATTAATACAGACT GAGAAATCAAAGGAGTTGTTAAATCAATCGACAAATCTTAAAGCAGATGGAGATTCCGAAATTGACATAGAAAATAACGAAGAAAGTGATACAGATGGAGCTGATAATTCTTTACAGAATATTCTTACTGGAAAGCAGCCTAAAACTATGCCTACATCGACCAGAGAAATGCTGACTGTAATAGGAAAGCGTATTCAACACGTTAAAGCCCAATATGCCAATATAATGAGATTTAGTAAAAATACTAGTTGTTATTCACGATATTGTAATATGACTGCACCGCCAGGAAAGATTACAACTACAACACAAAGTTTAACATCTACCTGTTATTCTCCTATATGTCTTCAAAAAGCAAGACTAAAACTCGATCTGATAGCATTGCTAAGGAAAGCTAATGCTTTAAATAATAATCAATCGACATCGAATTTATCAATTGGAGCAACTATAGCACAACCACAAACAAATTCAAAGACAGACGGAAATGATGAAGCTAGAGATGCAATCAGGAAAGATTTAGAATCCGCGGTAGCATCTGCAACTCATTGTACGGAAGAAACACCAGCTACAAATGTAGTAAAAGATGTTGCTTCGCCTCCtatcaaaaaaataaaaattgaatctAATGGTAAAGATGTCAGTTCAGAACATGTAGTGACCACTACAACTAATAATATAGTTACTACTACGACAATAACTACAACACAACAGACTATAAAATCAGTTGATGGCGTTATACAGAGTATGCAGGAAAGTACAAGTTCTCAAAATTCAGTTACATTTTCATCCGAAGTTAAAACAAGTGCAGGGCAAAAGACAATGATTGTTAATCGAAGAGGAAGAACAGTGCAAAGAAGTACAATGGCTAAGGAATTAAATGCTGATGGTACAGAAAGAGTGTACTCTACTACTTCAACCGAAGGAAAAGTTTATCTGAAGAAAGTTGCAATCTCTTTggctgatagaaaaaagaagcgCACTCCTGTTAAATACCCTTTATGTTCCACATTTTGTACAAAAAATAAACATCGTAGTATATTACTACTTCCACAACATGAATTGCGTAAATTGGCTAGAGTTGGTGGACGAATACAAGTTCAAGGTTTTCATCATATGGCCAAG GCAAATATGTCAGTATGGCCATATCCCTGCCCTAGGCCATTATTTAAGACTTGTTGGTTATACAGAACAGTTGGCATAAAATCACTGGCTGCTGCAGCTCTTCAATTAAGAATATTATGGGCATGTCTTCGTTGGGATGATATGGCTGCAAAACCATTATCTACAGATGGCAAACATCAAATTACAACTGATACGGAAATTATGTCATTAGAAATTCTTAAACACCGTCATGTTGGCCAATTTTTAGATAAGACGCAGTACTTACGTAGGAAAGTTGTTATACCTTTGGAACTTCCAAAACAAGTCAGAg aagTTACATCTATAAGAAGTGGTCTGCGAAAAAGGAAACGACCAGAATCGCCACAAAGCACCGAACCACAAGTTACAGAAGAGTGGGTTGATGAGGACAAATTGGAGCTATGGGAAATTAAACAATATGGTGATAG GTTAGAGAAGGCTAATGCCCAGATTATTACTAGGAGTCGATCGGGACAACCACAATCCGCGGTTGGTTCTAACCGAAATGCAGGCGCAAATTCTGGTATGAACGATCAACTTGTTAGCGGTAAAGCAACACCTGAAGAGATTAAAGAAAAGATGGAACAGCAATTGCGCATGCAAAGAGCTGCTCATCAACAAAAGAGAGCATTAGAAACTCTAAAAAGCCCAGCCAATTCTGGTTCACCTACGCAAGTTGTAAAAGTTACAGCTAACTCCACTCATG ATGGCACAGTTAAATTGGTTTCCAAAGTTGCAATACCAGCAAATCCAAACAGTGGGACAAAATCACAACTAACTTCCCTCTTGACAACACCTGCACAGAATAAGCCTTTTATTAGTACAAAGCGTATTTATATGGCGAAAT caTCTCTTGGAACAACAAAAGTTGTTTCTGGACCTACAAGCATTTTACCGAAAACACAGCAAGCTGGAAATCAACAGTCCCTAATTAAAGTTTCCGGTCAAGCAG gTTCTATACAACAAGTTCAGCAAAGGGTACAGATTATAAGAGGCCCAGATGGAAAGCTTCAAGTTCGAGGTTTGATGCCTGGCCAACAATTAGTTCAAATGCCGGATGGAAAACTTCATGTATTAAACAATAGTCAAGCAATTACTACTCTTGCACAAACTGGTGGAACAACTATACAG ACAAAAACAGCTACAACAACTACAGCTAAAGTGGCTACGACAGCTAATTGTACAACTAAGACTAGTCCATCCAAAACAACAACAAATACAACGTCACAAGTACAAGGTGTTCAGCAGTCGCAAGCTCCATCTCAGCAAGGAATTCAACGTTCATCAGCAACCACTGTAACTATTGCCACTACTCCTACACAACCAACCAAAAATGCTATTGTAGTGGCCaatactggacaaattgtacaAAGTGCACAA GTCATATCTTCTGGTGGACAAGTTATTAGTGGAAATCAAATAGTGGTTACTAATGCTAATTTAGCTCAACAGCTTGCAACGGGTAAAGCTCAGTTAACGACAATCGGTGGTCATCAAGTGGTCATTCGTAGCACTCCGACAGGCAATCAAATTGTACATTTAAATTCGACAAACAGTGGTattattgtaaaaaataccGTAACACCAACTAAACAAG TTCCTGTACTACAATCTACTCAATCAACAACTACAGCAACAACAGGAGCACAGTCAACTGATGCAACAAATAATAGCACTGGTAGTACTACATCAACGAATGAGACATCGACCACTACTACAACTACAGCAAATCAAACTTCTAATGCTCCAGCACCTGGAAGTGTAGAAGCATCTTTATTAGCGGGTCAACCACCTGGAACTGTCATTAAATGCGTTACTGCTCAAGTTATACAAACTACTCAAGGTCCTCGTATAGTTTTACAAGGTTTGCAAGGCGCAGATTTTACTCCACAACAACTTGTAATGGTGCAGCAACAGGTCAAACAACAACTACTTAAAG CCCAAGCTGCAACAGGAAAACAAGGAGTTTTGGGACCTACTAAAATTTATTTAGCTGTTCAACCTGCACCTAGTAGTCAACAATCGATTCAAAGTTCTACAACAGCAAATACACCTGCTACACCAGCAACAAAACCACAAACTGCACAACAACCGGTTGTTTCGCCACCAGCAGCAACTG AACCTCAAACGGGAACTGAAAGCATTCCAGAGCTTCCATCGACAGCAACTTCAAGTTCTCCCGAAAAACCGAAAGTAGTTGTTCAACAAGTTGCTCAACCTAGTGTGACTACAGAAGAGGAATCGCAAAAAACAAATGTAGCTAATG CCATCAAGAATGCATTGAAACAAGAAAACCTTAATCCTGAAATAGAAGAAAAGCTGCTACAACTACAACGATACCAAGAGAAGCAGATGAAAGGAGGTGTTGAAAATTCAGCAAGCAATAATCAAACTCATACCACGCCTACAATTACGACTCCACGTGTTCCATCTCGTAAAAGACCAGCACCTTCTAACATTCCAACAACGACATCATCTACGAATGTACAATCAATAACAAATGATAAAGATACAGATTGGGCAGAAACACCTAGAAAGAAGCCCGCATTAAAACAAGAAAGTCGTGAAACTCCAAA AGTACAAAAGATTGAACCAATAGAGAATGAGTCTAGCCCACAAAAAAGAGCAGCAAAGCTAAAAGACAGTCAAGAGCAACGAAGAAAGCAACAGGTTCACTCACGAATGCAAGTTTTGTTATTTAGACATAAAGAATTACTTAAAAAGGATATTCTAAAGAAGAGAGCACTGCTTGAAAAAGAATTACAGATAGATATTCag AAAGATTTATCAGCGGAATTAGCTTCGAGAACCAAGGCGGAAAGACACAAACAAGATGAGGTAAAAGTAGGAAGTGCGAAACGTAAAGCAAATGCTCAAATGTCTCAACAAGTTAGTCCGCCTAATAGAGGTGGAAGGCCAAAGAAGTATAAAGCCCAAGGAAGCAATACTACACCACCGGGCGCTTCAACCGCTGCCGCTACGAATAGAATCAAGAAAGAGAAGTTATATTGTTTATGTAGAACGCCATACGATGAAACAAA GTTTTATGTTGGATGTGATCTTTGTAACAATTGGTTCCACGGAGATTGCGTTGGAATTACAGAAGAAATGTGTAAGACACTTTCTGAGTTTGTTTGTACAGAATGTAGACATGCAAGAGATACACAGGAGTTATATTGTTTGTGTAAACAGCCTTATGACGAATCTCA ATTTTATATTTGCTGCGATAAGTGTCAAGATTGGTTCCATGGTCGATGTGTCGGTATTCTACAATCGGAAGCAGACAATATCGATGAATACGTTTGTCCAAATTGTCAACGAAATTCTTCCGTTAACTTTGCTAACATGAAAAATCTTAATGCAAAAGACCTTGATCtcctaaaaaaattaattaagcaAATACAG GCACATAAAAGTGCTTGGCCATTTATGGAACCAGTAGATCCAAATGAAGCACCAGActattataaagttataaaggAGCCGATGG ATCTGCAAACGATAGAATTGAGGATAAATGACAGATCTTACAAGAAATTAAGTGAATTTATCGGAGATATGacgaaaatatttgacaatTGTCGTTATTATAATCCGAAAGAATCACCTTTTTTTAAGTGTGCAGAATCCTTAGAAACTTATTTTGTTCATAAGATCAAAAGTTTAAGAGAGAAGTTCTCTGAAGGAAAGTAA